A stretch of Blautia liquoris DNA encodes these proteins:
- a CDS encoding response regulator, giving the protein MYRVVVVDDEAFVIEGFRAVIDWSGFNCELVKSATDPFDALDYIEKHSVDILITDISMPQMDGIELIKKAHESNPVLSILVLSAYDNFEYVRSAMRNGAENYLLKPLDQNELAESLSQIVSHMKERTALSDTYGSSMLTFRSNFIEEWVKGTLDEDDFITRAQMLGVNLYLDNYTVIIFTVPTNLSSGNEKMSMLFDFMLKLIIKTYVAHFYFETPSCLVCVISSNKDSDTINKFVEKINKARIIFDFPFFTSVGNTVDNYEDVTLSFRNASKFLYLKDTALTSIICYAHKLAPSTINVIEQEFTSISKEDYLEQISRLFWENNTGHYYSMLLEILYWGTAKTNSPKQTEPEIVNLLRSMKFNFGSVEDYLEIIASFIDICYKIIRTRENHQNLSFPCVDAVITAVHDFSDKDISLKSLAARMNMNSSYLGSIFHQQTGYYFNDYLNEERLKYAADLIKNSDEKLKDIVNKSGFSSQTYFNRKFKAKFGLSPNTYRREYKIENLK; this is encoded by the coding sequence ATGTATCGAGTTGTTGTTGTCGATGATGAAGCATTTGTTATTGAGGGATTTAGAGCAGTTATAGACTGGTCTGGTTTTAACTGTGAACTCGTCAAGTCTGCCACTGATCCATTTGATGCTCTGGATTATATAGAAAAACATTCCGTTGATATACTAATAACTGATATTTCGATGCCGCAGATGGATGGCATAGAATTAATTAAAAAGGCGCATGAAAGTAATCCTGTACTGTCTATTTTGGTATTGTCTGCATATGATAATTTTGAATATGTACGTTCGGCTATGCGTAATGGCGCTGAAAACTATTTATTAAAACCTCTTGATCAAAATGAACTTGCAGAATCACTAAGTCAGATAGTATCGCATATGAAAGAGAGGACAGCATTATCAGATACCTATGGTTCTAGTATGCTTACATTTCGAAGTAACTTTATAGAGGAATGGGTTAAGGGTACTCTTGATGAAGATGATTTTATAACACGAGCTCAAATGTTGGGAGTCAATCTCTACCTGGATAACTATACAGTTATTATTTTTACTGTTCCGACTAACTTGTCGAGCGGCAATGAAAAGATGTCCATGCTTTTCGATTTTATGCTCAAACTGATTATCAAGACTTATGTTGCACATTTTTATTTTGAGACTCCTTCCTGCCTAGTCTGTGTTATCAGCAGCAATAAGGATTCTGATACCATTAATAAATTCGTAGAAAAGATAAATAAGGCAAGAATTATCTTTGATTTTCCGTTCTTTACTTCTGTGGGTAATACAGTTGATAATTATGAAGATGTGACTCTCAGCTTCAGAAACGCCAGTAAGTTCCTATATTTGAAGGACACAGCCTTAACCAGTATCATCTGTTATGCACATAAGCTTGCACCTTCAACGATTAACGTCATCGAACAGGAATTTACGTCAATTTCGAAAGAGGATTATCTGGAACAAATATCCCGACTTTTCTGGGAAAACAACACCGGCCATTATTATTCTATGCTGTTGGAGATTCTCTATTGGGGTACTGCCAAAACAAACTCACCGAAACAGACTGAACCTGAGATAGTAAATTTACTTAGAAGTATGAAATTTAATTTCGGCAGTGTCGAGGATTATCTTGAAATCATTGCATCATTTATAGATATCTGTTATAAGATTATTCGCACAAGAGAGAATCACCAGAATCTGTCATTCCCATGTGTAGATGCTGTGATTACAGCTGTCCACGATTTTTCCGACAAGGATATTTCGTTGAAATCTCTGGCAGCCCGCATGAACATGAACTCTTCCTATTTAGGAAGTATCTTTCACCAACAAACAGGATATTATTTTAATGATTATCTCAATGAAGAACGACTGAAATATGCTGCAGATCTCATAAAAAACTCTGATGAGAAATTAAAAGACATTGTCAACAAATCAGGTTTTTCGAGCCAAACTTACTTTAACAGAAAATTCAAAGCAAAATTTGGTCTGTCACCTAATACATATCGAAGAGAGTATAAAATAGAAAACTTAAAATAA
- a CDS encoding LacI family DNA-binding transcriptional regulator, which translates to MNIYDISQKAGVSIATVSRVLNNSKNVSDKTRQRVLSVMREEGYQPNAFARGLTLNTMQTVGLLCADTSDPYLGSAISYLEQKLRAHNYESLLCCTGYEQAQKKKCLEMLLARHVDALVLIGSSFIEQTTGKNEYLHRAASQMPVVILNGSLKGENIYSSLCDDTEAVSNAAIRLIRSGCELPVFLYRADTLSGLKKKEGFIKALELTGRPVLEDQIVMSSGTVTEARDCLLNLHKSLPFDAVLAADDELAIGAIKFAKKARLRIPDDLSVVGYNNSMLAECCDPELTSIDNRLEYLCSTSVSLLMNLLNGKNAPDKTVISADIVVRDTTKTSFKEDF; encoded by the coding sequence ATGAACATTTACGATATTTCCCAGAAGGCCGGTGTGTCTATCGCAACGGTATCCAGGGTATTAAATAACAGCAAAAACGTCAGTGACAAGACACGACAGCGGGTATTATCTGTCATGAGAGAAGAAGGCTATCAGCCGAACGCTTTCGCACGTGGACTCACACTCAACACAATGCAGACCGTAGGCTTATTATGCGCAGACACCTCAGATCCCTATCTTGGAAGTGCAATCTCTTATCTGGAGCAGAAACTGCGTGCTCACAACTACGAGTCACTGCTTTGCTGCACAGGATATGAGCAGGCACAGAAAAAGAAATGTCTCGAGATGCTTCTCGCAAGACATGTGGATGCCCTCGTGCTGATCGGATCCAGCTTTATCGAGCAAACCACAGGGAAGAACGAATATCTTCATCGAGCGGCCTCACAGATGCCCGTCGTGATCTTAAATGGTTCCTTAAAGGGAGAGAACATCTATAGTTCTCTCTGTGATGACACAGAGGCTGTCAGTAATGCCGCCATCCGCCTGATCAGAAGTGGCTGCGAACTTCCTGTTTTTCTCTATCGGGCAGATACATTAAGTGGACTTAAGAAAAAAGAAGGTTTTATCAAAGCTCTTGAACTGACAGGACGGCCTGTCTTAGAGGATCAGATTGTGATGTCCTCCGGAACTGTGACTGAGGCAAGAGACTGTCTCTTAAATCTTCATAAGAGCCTGCCTTTTGATGCCGTACTCGCAGCTGACGATGAACTTGCCATCGGCGCAATCAAATTTGCAAAAAAGGCTCGTTTAAGAATTCCGGATGATTTATCTGTCGTTGGCTATAATAATTCTATGCTCGCCGAATGCTGTGACCCTGAGCTCACCAGCATTGACAACCGTCTGGAATATCTTTGCAGCACATCTGTATCCCTGCTTATGAACCTGCTGAATGGAAAAAACGCTCCGGATAAAACCGTAATATCTGCTGATATCGTAGTCCGGGACACTACAAAAACATCTTTTAAGGAGGATTTTTAA
- a CDS encoding UxaA family hydrolase: MEERRLEYLKINPDDMTAVALVPLSAGKKCVIDGREITLREDIMQGHKFALTDIKAGEKVIKYGSPIGIAKEDIKEGQWIHTHNLKTGLGDLLEYTYHKVPTDIEPTKDVKFMGYQRANGKVGVRNEIWIIPTVGCVNNVAQAIERQAQQYVSGSVEAICAFPHPYGCSQMGDDQEYTRTILGDLILHPNAGGVLVLGLGCENSNIGVMKDYIGDYDDKRIRFLSAQDTEDEIASALEIIKELADIAKEDKREPISASELIIGLKCGGSDGLSGITANPTVGKFSDIIVSKGGTTMLTEVPEMFGAETLLMNRCANEEIFHETVDLINDFKNYFKSHNQTIYENPSPGNKKGGISTLEDKSLGCVQKSGSAAVQGVLSYGEVVRKKGLNLLSAPGNDLVAATALAASGAQIVLFTTGRGTPFASPVPTIKIATNTPMAEKKKNWIDFSCGRIVQDETIDETADKLFDYVIKVASGEPVKSEQNGFHDMAIFKRGVTL; encoded by the coding sequence ATGGAGGAAAGACGATTGGAATATCTGAAGATTAATCCTGACGATATGACTGCCGTGGCACTAGTTCCCCTAAGTGCCGGCAAAAAGTGTGTCATCGATGGCAGAGAGATCACTTTGAGGGAAGATATTATGCAGGGACACAAGTTTGCCCTTACAGATATCAAAGCCGGAGAAAAAGTGATCAAATATGGCAGTCCGATTGGAATTGCAAAAGAAGATATCAAAGAAGGGCAGTGGATCCACACACATAATCTGAAGACGGGACTCGGAGATCTTTTGGAATATACCTACCACAAAGTGCCGACGGATATTGAGCCCACCAAAGATGTCAAATTTATGGGGTATCAAAGAGCGAATGGCAAAGTAGGTGTCCGCAATGAGATCTGGATCATTCCGACCGTCGGATGTGTGAACAATGTAGCACAGGCGATTGAACGCCAGGCTCAGCAGTATGTCTCAGGTTCTGTCGAGGCAATCTGTGCATTTCCACATCCATACGGATGCTCACAGATGGGAGATGATCAGGAGTATACTCGTACCATTCTGGGCGATCTGATTCTTCATCCGAATGCCGGAGGGGTTCTGGTACTCGGTCTTGGATGTGAAAACAGCAATATCGGCGTGATGAAGGATTATATCGGCGATTATGATGATAAGCGAATTCGTTTCCTTTCCGCTCAGGATACAGAGGATGAGATCGCGTCCGCGCTTGAGATAATAAAAGAATTGGCGGATATTGCAAAAGAAGACAAACGTGAGCCGATCAGTGCGAGCGAACTGATTATCGGATTAAAGTGCGGCGGCTCCGACGGATTGTCCGGAATCACAGCGAATCCTACGGTAGGGAAATTCTCGGATATTATAGTTTCAAAAGGTGGTACAACTATGCTGACAGAGGTTCCGGAGATGTTTGGCGCAGAGACACTTTTGATGAACCGTTGTGCAAATGAAGAAATCTTTCACGAAACCGTTGATCTGATCAACGATTTTAAGAACTATTTCAAGAGTCACAATCAGACTATATATGAAAATCCGTCACCGGGAAATAAAAAAGGTGGTATTTCCACTTTGGAAGATAAATCTTTAGGCTGTGTGCAAAAGAGTGGAAGCGCCGCTGTCCAGGGAGTTCTCTCTTATGGAGAGGTTGTCCGAAAAAAAGGTCTCAATCTCCTAAGTGCACCTGGCAATGACCTGGTAGCAGCCACAGCACTGGCGGCAAGTGGGGCTCAGATTGTATTATTCACAACCGGACGCGGTACTCCCTTTGCATCACCGGTTCCTACAATCAAGATCGCCACGAACACACCGATGGCTGAGAAAAAAAAGAACTGGATCGACTTCAGCTGCGGAAGAATCGTGCAGGATGAGACGATTGATGAGACTGCTGATAAGTTGTTTGACTATGTGATCAAAGTAGCATCCGGCGAACCGGTGAAATCCGAGCAGAATGGTTTCCATGACATGGCAATATTTAAACGGGGCGTAACCCTGTAA
- a CDS encoding carbohydrate ABC transporter permease — protein sequence MTYEMSVSQKKNQKSRNKLGMRIRENIYQAILWILLLILAGCMILPFLYVLVLSFTDPSVYVAGKFTLWPKKWSLEAYKLILSGTGFINSLKSTVIITASGTPLNVLVNAGLAYLLSKPIPGKKFLNRYVMLTMLFTAGMVPNFMNIKLLGLIDNYLACILPSVCGAWTIMVMRSFFQSLPIELEEAAKIDGCGQVGIFGKIILPLSKAMMATMTLFAFVSYWNTYFNSIMYMTSTSKSTLQVYVQKVVLSSNISDVVDVEVAVANAIPQEIMRMAAVVIVVLPVLIIYPFLQKYFQAGMMVGAVKG from the coding sequence ATGACATATGAAATGAGTGTCAGTCAAAAAAAGAATCAAAAAAGCAGAAACAAACTAGGTATGAGGATCAGAGAAAACATATATCAGGCAATCTTATGGATTTTACTATTGATATTAGCAGGCTGTATGATTCTTCCGTTTTTGTACGTTTTGGTCCTCTCATTTACAGATCCCAGTGTTTATGTTGCAGGAAAATTTACGCTGTGGCCTAAAAAATGGTCTTTAGAGGCTTATAAATTGATTTTGAGCGGAACAGGATTTATTAATTCTTTGAAGTCGACGGTTATCATTACAGCTAGCGGAACTCCACTCAATGTTTTAGTAAATGCTGGTCTGGCATACCTGCTTTCAAAACCGATACCTGGGAAAAAGTTCTTAAATAGATATGTAATGTTGACTATGCTCTTTACAGCTGGTATGGTACCTAATTTTATGAATATAAAGTTGTTAGGTTTAATTGATAACTATCTGGCCTGTATCTTGCCATCTGTATGTGGCGCGTGGACCATCATGGTTATGCGATCCTTTTTTCAGTCACTGCCGATTGAGTTGGAAGAAGCGGCAAAAATTGATGGATGTGGACAGGTGGGTATTTTTGGGAAAATTATTTTACCCCTTTCAAAGGCCATGATGGCGACTATGACGCTCTTTGCTTTTGTCAGTTACTGGAATACATACTTTAATTCGATCATGTACATGACATCCACGAGCAAGTCGACTCTTCAGGTATATGTGCAAAAAGTGGTGTTGTCTTCGAATATTTCGGATGTCGTTGATGTCGAAGTCGCAGTCGCAAATGCGATTCCGCAGGAAATCATGCGTATGGCTGCAGTCGTGATAGTTGTTCTTCCTGTCCTGATCATCTATCCTTTTTTACAGAAATATTTTCAGGCAGGGATGATGGTTGGTGCGGTAAAAGGATAA
- a CDS encoding tagaturonate reductase produces MKKLCYKTLKEQGYDGYLLEDAPERVLQFGEGNFLRAFVDYWFDLLNERVGFNGKVVLCQPIGSGMADMINEQEGLYTLFLRGFEDGKKVNDKRVISSVSRCLNPYENYQAVLDCAKNPDLRYITCNTTEAGIVYDPSCKFEDVPASSYPGKLTQFLYERFKNFGTEKGKGFVILSCELIDDNGKELEKCVLSYIDQWDLGDEFKTWVKEENIFCSTLVDRIVTGYPRNEAKQICEELGYEDNLIDTGEVFGFWVIEGPDSLKEELPFEKAGLPVIICKDHKPYKQRKVRILNGAHTSFVLGAYLAGQDIVRDCMNDDVISGFMNKTIYDEIIPTLTLPEEELKEFAAAVKERFNNPFVDHALLAISLNSTSKWKARVMPSLKGYVDKFGKIPTCISASLAFYIQFYTGKRLEENALIGVRKDNEYEIKDDRYVLEFFDAHKDDSAADIAKAVLSNTDFWGEDLTQITGLLDDVTKDLITAREKGTYEVMKECL; encoded by the coding sequence ATGAAGAAATTGTGTTACAAAACATTAAAAGAGCAGGGGTATGATGGATATTTATTAGAGGATGCACCAGAGAGAGTCCTCCAGTTTGGAGAGGGAAACTTCCTCCGTGCATTTGTCGACTACTGGTTTGATCTTCTCAACGAACGTGTCGGCTTTAACGGAAAAGTAGTACTCTGTCAGCCAATCGGATCCGGAATGGCTGACATGATCAACGAACAGGAAGGCCTTTATACACTGTTTTTGCGCGGGTTCGAGGATGGGAAAAAGGTAAATGACAAGCGTGTAATTTCCAGTGTCAGCCGATGCCTGAATCCATATGAAAATTATCAGGCAGTTTTGGACTGTGCAAAGAATCCAGACCTGAGATATATCACCTGCAACACAACAGAGGCGGGAATCGTATACGATCCCTCCTGTAAATTCGAAGATGTACCGGCATCCAGCTATCCGGGAAAGCTGACACAGTTCTTATACGAACGTTTCAAAAACTTCGGAACAGAAAAAGGAAAGGGATTTGTCATTCTTTCCTGTGAGCTGATTGATGATAACGGAAAAGAACTGGAAAAATGCGTGCTTTCGTATATCGACCAGTGGGATCTGGGAGACGAATTCAAAACATGGGTGAAGGAAGAAAATATTTTCTGCTCTACACTTGTTGACCGTATTGTTACAGGTTATCCGAGGAATGAAGCAAAACAGATTTGTGAAGAATTAGGATATGAAGATAATTTAATTGATACCGGTGAAGTATTCGGATTCTGGGTAATTGAAGGACCAGATAGTCTCAAAGAAGAGCTTCCATTTGAAAAGGCAGGCCTTCCAGTCATCATCTGTAAGGATCACAAACCATACAAACAGAGAAAGGTACGTATTTTAAACGGTGCCCATACTTCCTTCGTTCTGGGTGCGTATCTTGCAGGACAGGATATTGTCAGGGACTGCATGAATGATGATGTGATCAGCGGGTTTATGAATAAGACCATCTACGATGAGATTATCCCGACACTGACTCTGCCGGAAGAGGAACTCAAAGAATTCGCCGCCGCAGTCAAAGAACGCTTTAACAATCCATTTGTAGATCATGCGCTTTTGGCAATCTCTTTGAATTCTACTTCAAAGTGGAAAGCAAGAGTTATGCCATCCTTAAAGGGATATGTCGACAAATTCGGAAAGATTCCAACATGCATCTCTGCCTCACTTGCATTTTACATTCAGTTCTACACAGGGAAACGTCTGGAGGAAAATGCGCTGATCGGTGTGCGCAAAGACAACGAATATGAAATCAAAGATGACCGTTATGTACTGGAATTCTTCGACGCACATAAAGATGACAGTGCAGCCGATATCGCAAAGGCAGTTCTGTCGAACACAGATTTCTGGGGCGAGGATCTGACACAGATCACAGGGCTTCTCGATGATGTGACGAAAGACCTCATAACAGCAAGAGAAAAGGGCACCTATGAGGTTATGAAAGAATGTTTGTAA
- a CDS encoding trimethylamine corrinoid protein 2 — protein MEYKKDWEATKQRFEDYWKGENTGRPIMRVTGVKEGNYPFHLPADIKSKSLEEKYYDPDSIVRRYRYYCETHEFLGESFPNLNADFGPGSLAAYLGSEIELRDNTVWFQDCVDDWSALPELKFDPENKWFKKHISLFDQCKKLIKDDFPIAIPDLMENVDVLASLRGAMNLLYDMIEDEDEIVKRVQEVTNCYQQYYDAFYQYAQYDEGSAYTVFQIFGSGKTQKLQCDFSALLSPDYFDTFVLDSLKQATIPLDHVLYHLDGPDAIKHMDSIMQVDGIDALQWTSGDHGPDGTLKDWDVIYDKARAAGKQLWIKVYSGDIDDWIRNTERIVKKYGSKGLFLYFDDMPIDQAHVLMDYAEKNWSDVQGTF, from the coding sequence ATGGAGTATAAGAAAGACTGGGAAGCTACGAAACAAAGATTTGAAGATTACTGGAAAGGTGAAAATACCGGAAGACCTATTATGAGGGTTACGGGTGTTAAAGAAGGGAATTATCCTTTCCATTTACCGGCTGATATCAAATCAAAGAGTTTAGAAGAGAAATATTATGATCCGGATAGTATTGTGAGAAGATACCGATATTATTGTGAAACGCATGAATTTCTTGGCGAGAGTTTTCCTAATCTAAATGCTGATTTTGGCCCTGGTTCTCTGGCAGCATATTTAGGCAGTGAAATTGAACTAAGAGATAATACTGTCTGGTTTCAGGATTGTGTGGATGACTGGTCAGCCTTACCTGAGTTGAAGTTTGATCCGGAAAACAAGTGGTTTAAAAAGCATATTTCGCTTTTTGATCAGTGTAAAAAGTTAATCAAGGATGATTTTCCGATAGCTATTCCGGATCTTATGGAGAATGTAGATGTACTTGCATCCCTGAGGGGGGCCATGAATCTTCTCTACGATATGATTGAAGATGAGGATGAAATAGTAAAAAGAGTACAGGAAGTAACGAATTGTTACCAACAGTATTACGATGCCTTTTATCAGTATGCGCAATATGATGAAGGAAGCGCTTATACAGTATTTCAAATTTTTGGAAGCGGAAAAACTCAAAAATTACAATGCGATTTTTCCGCACTGCTGTCACCTGATTATTTTGATACCTTTGTTTTAGATTCACTAAAACAAGCAACAATTCCGCTGGATCATGTATTATATCATCTTGATGGTCCTGATGCAATTAAACATATGGATTCGATCATGCAGGTGGATGGAATTGACGCCTTACAGTGGACTAGTGGGGATCATGGGCCGGATGGAACACTAAAAGACTGGGATGTGATCTATGATAAAGCCAGGGCCGCCGGAAAGCAGCTGTGGATCAAAGTCTATTCAGGGGATATTGATGACTGGATTCGCAATACAGAGCGAATTGTAAAAAAATATGGTTCGAAAGGATTATTTCTTTATTTTGATGATATGCCTATCGATCAGGCTCATGTGCTGATGGACTACGCGGAAAAAAATTGGAGCGATGTACAAGGTACCTTCTAG
- a CDS encoding nucleoside hydrolase encodes MRYQSYKFQVPEEKIVRLITDTDAKNEADDDFAIVQALLSPKIENVGLIGAHYGTRDPNGMEKSVAELETVVDKMGFTGSIPILHGASHAMDNRTASVESEGAHFIIQEAMRDDERPLYAIFLGPLTDLASAYLMEPRIAKRMTVIWIGGGAYPNGGDEFNLGNDISAANIVLSSEIELWQVPKNVYEMMPVSFAELEYRVRPCGKIGRYLCEQLMEHAMTEQPKKSSFRSGESWVLGDSPAVGLIIYEDRFSFQWVQAPTIGTDMNYIHTNRYRPIRVYEKIDSRLILEDLYSKLALFSRLKEHDL; translated from the coding sequence ATGAGATATCAGAGTTATAAATTTCAAGTACCGGAAGAAAAAATTGTCCGATTGATTACGGATACTGACGCAAAGAATGAAGCAGATGATGACTTTGCTATAGTTCAGGCTCTGCTAAGCCCTAAAATTGAAAATGTAGGATTAATTGGAGCTCATTATGGGACTCGCGATCCAAATGGAATGGAAAAAAGTGTAGCTGAATTAGAAACAGTCGTTGATAAGATGGGTTTTACAGGGAGTATACCGATTTTACATGGAGCATCTCATGCCATGGACAACAGGACTGCGTCTGTGGAAAGTGAAGGCGCCCATTTCATTATACAAGAGGCTATGAGAGATGATGAGAGACCTTTGTACGCAATCTTCTTGGGCCCACTCACGGATCTTGCAAGTGCCTACTTAATGGAACCTAGAATTGCAAAGCGAATGACGGTTATCTGGATTGGCGGCGGAGCATATCCGAACGGAGGGGACGAATTCAATCTTGGCAATGATATTAGTGCCGCTAATATTGTTTTGTCTTCTGAGATCGAACTTTGGCAGGTGCCTAAGAATGTTTATGAGATGATGCCGGTATCTTTTGCAGAATTAGAATATAGAGTCCGTCCCTGTGGAAAAATCGGAAGGTACCTATGTGAACAACTGATGGAACACGCAATGACGGAACAACCAAAAAAGAGTTCATTCAGAAGTGGAGAAAGTTGGGTTTTAGGAGATTCTCCGGCTGTAGGGCTAATTATATATGAGGATCGTTTTTCTTTTCAATGGGTGCAGGCTCCGACGATTGGAACAGATATGAACTATATTCATACCAATCGGTATCGTCCGATTCGTGTATATGAAAAAATTGATTCCAGATTGATATTAGAAGATTTATACTCGAAGCTTGCTTTATTTTCAAGGTTGAAAGAGCATGATTTATAA
- a CDS encoding ABC transporter permease, whose protein sequence is MKAKQYHAEKPRTSIKKQLHEYRGVYLLGLPGIVILFLFSYMPMRGLLMAFQDYNPHIGILGSQWVGLTHFKNLFQDPKFYKMLRNTLVISGLNLLTFPVPIFLAMIINEVRNAKFKKFVQTSIYLPHFLSWAIVASLTFFLLSTEQGVVNKISMMMGNEPTAYLFSDKWIYLIIVIQSLWKSVGWNSIVYLAAISGIDQSLYEAARMDGAGRFQCMMKITLPSIMPTVMVMLILRMGSIISVDFEQVFLMNNAMVKSRLEVFETYIFNNSIATGSTQYSYTTAIGMFKSVVNTILVVFTNWITNRKGYEGIV, encoded by the coding sequence ATGAAAGCTAAGCAATATCACGCAGAAAAACCGCGGACATCAATTAAGAAACAGCTTCATGAATATCGTGGAGTTTATCTTTTGGGGTTACCTGGAATCGTTATTTTGTTTTTATTTTCGTACATGCCTATGAGAGGACTGCTGATGGCATTTCAGGATTACAATCCTCATATCGGGATACTTGGAAGCCAATGGGTGGGATTAACACATTTCAAAAACTTATTTCAAGATCCAAAGTTCTATAAAATGTTAAGGAACACTCTGGTGATCAGCGGGCTAAACTTATTGACCTTTCCTGTGCCCATTTTTTTGGCCATGATTATTAACGAGGTTCGCAATGCAAAATTCAAGAAATTTGTACAGACCTCAATTTATTTACCACATTTTCTGTCTTGGGCAATTGTGGCAAGTCTGACATTCTTTCTGCTGTCGACCGAGCAGGGAGTTGTAAACAAAATATCCATGATGATGGGAAATGAACCAACGGCCTATCTTTTCAGCGACAAATGGATTTATTTAATCATTGTAATTCAGTCATTGTGGAAGAGCGTAGGGTGGAATTCAATTGTGTATCTTGCCGCTATTTCCGGAATAGATCAAAGTTTATATGAAGCAGCAAGGATGGACGGAGCCGGCCGCTTTCAGTGTATGATGAAAATCACGTTACCGAGTATTATGCCTACGGTGATGGTTATGTTGATTTTGCGAATGGGCTCTATTATATCCGTAGATTTCGAACAGGTCTTCCTCATGAACAATGCTATGGTGAAATCACGTCTGGAAGTATTCGAGACTTATATTTTTAACAATAGTATAGCGACTGGAAGCACACAGTATTCTTACACTACTGCAATTGGAATGTTTAAATCGGTGGTTAACACCATTTTGGTAGTTTTTACAAACTGGATTACAAACCGAAAAGGATATGAGGGGATTGTATGA
- a CDS encoding AraC family transcriptional regulator, translating into MIYKKDELRLETDFPYAMFTTDSRQMYLHSHDFLEINSVQKGAGYYLIEEKEYEIQTGDIYVINNRERHMAVHDGTLLLDVFVFDPSLLWDRHQGYQFVEPFFSGNFGNGNCIRNSDEGYCDLHGILNQMKDEYMQKKDGWQLFISSWIRLFMADLYRLNLHNYSRGADKSFRNKTYTRLQPVIDYLHENYLEQLNLDELAEVAMMNKSYLCTCFKDFFHLRIFEYIDQLRTDYACLLLTTTQMSVTEVAMETGFNSVSYFNRVFKKTMGCAPGEYRKKYSK; encoded by the coding sequence ATGATTTATAAAAAAGACGAACTGAGACTGGAAACTGATTTTCCCTATGCTATGTTTACCACTGACTCTCGTCAGATGTATTTACACTCCCATGATTTTCTGGAAATCAATTCTGTACAAAAGGGTGCAGGATATTATTTGATCGAAGAAAAGGAGTATGAGATTCAAACGGGAGATATTTATGTTATAAACAACAGAGAACGGCACATGGCAGTACATGATGGGACGCTTCTGCTTGATGTCTTCGTTTTCGATCCTTCTTTATTGTGGGACAGACATCAGGGATACCAATTTGTCGAACCCTTCTTTTCCGGAAATTTCGGAAATGGAAATTGTATCAGAAATTCTGATGAGGGGTATTGTGATTTGCATGGTATTCTGAATCAGATGAAGGACGAATATATGCAAAAAAAGGACGGATGGCAGCTTTTTATTAGTTCGTGGATACGGTTGTTCATGGCAGATTTATACCGCTTGAATCTACACAATTATTCTCGCGGCGCGGATAAATCTTTTCGAAATAAAACCTATACGAGGCTTCAACCGGTTATTGACTATCTACATGAAAACTATCTTGAGCAATTGAACCTTGATGAACTGGCAGAAGTGGCAATGATGAATAAAAGTTACCTCTGTACGTGCTTTAAGGACTTTTTCCATCTCAGAATTTTTGAATATATTGATCAATTACGAACAGATTATGCATGCCTGCTGCTGACAACAACACAGATGTCTGTCACAGAGGTGGCAATGGAGACTGGCTTTAACAGTGTTTCGTATTTTAATCGCGTGTTTAAAAAAACTATGGGTTGTGCACCGGGAGAGTATCGAAAGAAATATAGTAAGTAG